Proteins encoded by one window of Cuniculiplasma divulgatum:
- a CDS encoding D-aminoacyl-tRNA deacylase, translating into MEYDPVFIATKSDDASFSIYNYFISNGPGLGKYILTEGRLPLLEFPEKLIDNEDRVIIFLSRHSSKAKVNSITVHPVGNFSTNDIGGRERNIARCAPEIQTAILRKMCDVYSGEKYQVTFEATHHGPESNNRLIFAEIGTEPENWKDVDALRTLFLGVRDATPKNYPNYVGAGGGHYAPKFSSYVLKENVNVGHIISKFRMDEIGKDEILMAVEKTDKCKGFLVDKKGIKSAGLTMIREVADQLGLEVITI; encoded by the coding sequence ATGGAATACGATCCTGTGTTTATTGCAACGAAAAGCGATGATGCCAGTTTCAGTATTTATAACTACTTCATTTCTAATGGTCCCGGACTTGGAAAATATATACTAACTGAAGGCAGACTACCACTGTTAGAATTTCCAGAAAAGCTTATAGATAATGAAGACAGGGTTATTATTTTTCTTAGCAGACATTCTTCCAAGGCAAAGGTGAACTCCATTACAGTACATCCTGTAGGGAACTTCTCAACTAATGATATTGGTGGAAGAGAAAGGAACATTGCAAGATGTGCACCCGAAATACAGACTGCAATACTTAGAAAAATGTGCGATGTTTACAGTGGAGAAAAGTATCAGGTGACCTTTGAGGCAACTCATCATGGTCCAGAGTCCAATAATAGACTGATATTTGCAGAGATAGGCACTGAGCCAGAAAATTGGAAAGACGTCGATGCACTTAGGACTCTGTTTCTGGGAGTGAGAGATGCCACACCGAAGAATTATCCGAACTATGTTGGTGCCGGTGGAGGGCATTACGCTCCAAAATTTTCCTCATATGTTCTGAAGGAGAATGTCAATGTTGGCCATATTATTTCCAAGTTCAGAATGGATGAGATCGGAAAGGATGAAATCCTGATGGCAGTTGAGAAAACTGATAAATGTAAGGGTTTCCTGGTTGATAAGAAAGGGATAAAGTCTGCAGGCTTGACTATGATAAGGGAAGTTGCAGATCAATTAGGTCTTGAAGTCATAACAATATAA